From a single Nicotiana tomentosiformis chromosome 2, ASM39032v3, whole genome shotgun sequence genomic region:
- the LOC104095374 gene encoding glycine-rich RNA-binding protein 3, mitochondrial-like — translation MAFFNRVGSILKQSVSKHSNLELSASNASLFQAIRSMSSSKLFVGGLSYGTDESSLKEAFSQYGDVIEARVIMDRDTGRSRGFGFISFPSSEEAASALQAMDGQDLHGRRIRVNYATEKRRAGFGGGYGGGGGGFNYGGEGGNFAGGGGYAASNYGGGGGGYGNSSGFNYGGEAENSAGTGGYPPNNYGGGFSGGNTSAGGYGSYGGGSNYGNDNSYPAEGGNYGGGVGYGSGNYGNTPNSNYSGQGNSFSGGYDGGNSGNGFGESPGASFNGGQEQVSVDQGTQSINEDIGQETSEGNCRDDDDEPKDFANTRG, via the exons ATGGCGTTTTTCAATAGAGTTGGGAGCATTCTAAAACAGAGTGTAAGCAAACACTCAAACTTGGAACTCTCTGCCTCAAATGCGTCGCTTTTCCAGGCTATAAGAAGCATGTCTTCGTCTAAGCTTTTTGTTGGGG GTCTCTCGTATGGCACTGATGAGAGCTCTCTGAAGGAGGCATTTTCCCAATACGGTGATGTGATCGAAG CTAGAGTTATTATGGATCGTGATACTGGGAGGTCCAGAGGTTTTGGTTTTATTAGTTTTCCATCAAGTGAAGAAGCAGCAAGTGCATTGCAGGCCATGGATGGCCAG GATCTTCATGGAAGACGGATAAGGGTGAATTATGCAACAGAAAAGCGTCGTGCTGGATTTGGAGGTGGCTATGGTGGAGGTGGTGGTGGCTTTAACTACGGTggtgaaggtggaaattttgcaGGTGGTGGAGGTTATGCAGCCAGCAATTATGGAGGTGGAGGAGGTGGATATGGTAACAGTAGTGGCTTTAACTATGGTGGGGAAGCTGAAAATTCTGCAGGCACTGGAGGTTATCCACCCAACAATTACGGTGGTGGATTTTCTGGTGGTAACACTTCTGCTGGTGGATACGGTAGCTATGGAGGTGGCAGTAACTATGGAAATGACAACAGCTACCCTGCTGAGGGAGGTAACTATGGTGGAGGTGTGGGGTATGGCAGTGGTAACTATGGAAACACTCCGAACAGCAATTATTCCGGTCAAGGCAATAGCTTTTCAGGTGGTTATGACGGTGGAAACAGTGGAAATGGCTTTGGTGAGAGCCCCGGAGCATCATTTAATGGAGGTCAAGAACAGGTCAGTGTAGATCAAGGGACTCAATCTATAAATGAAGATATTGGACAGGAGACATCAGAAGGAAATTGCAGGGATGACGATGATGAGCCAAAGGATTTCGCCAACACCAGGGGTTGA